In Candidatus Krumholzibacteriia bacterium, the following are encoded in one genomic region:
- a CDS encoding RNA-binding protein, protein MKKIYVGNLPFSATESQVTDLFAKHGEVHSVALINDRETGRPRGFGFVEMDDAGAPVAIQALNGHSMDSRELRVNEATDRPKRSGGGGGGGGGRW, encoded by the coding sequence TTGAAGAAGATCTATGTTGGCAATCTGCCGTTCAGCGCGACGGAATCCCAGGTCACGGACCTGTTCGCGAAGCACGGCGAGGTGCACTCCGTCGCCCTGATCAATGACCGCGAGACCGGTCGCCCGCGTGGCTTCGGCTTCGTGGAGATGGACGACGCCGGTGCCCCGGTTGCCATCCAGGCCCTGAACGGCCATTCCATGGACAGTCGCGAGCTTCGCGTGAACGAGGCCACCGATCGCCCCAAGCGCAGCGGTGGCGGCGGTGGTGGCGGCGGCGGCCGCTGGTAA